Proteins encoded by one window of Calidithermus timidus DSM 17022:
- a CDS encoding ABC transporter ATP-binding protein, with translation MAKIKLENVYKRYGTKVTAVKDFNLETEDGEFVVFVGPSGCGKTTTLRMIAGLEDITEGKIYIGDRLVNDVPPKDRDIAMVFQNYALYPHMNVYDNMAFGLKLRRVPRDEIDRRVKEAARIIKIDHLLQRKPRELSGGQRQRVAMGRAIVREPKVFLFDEPLSNLDAKLRVEMRAEIAKLTRRLGVTTVYVTHDQVEAMTLGHRIVVMKDGEIQQTDTPLNLYDFPENKFVAGFIGSPSMNFVRARVELQGNDAYFSIDGQKIRANPTLSASLRAYNGREVWMGIRPEHIGLKGWTTIPEDNNLVKAEVEVVEPLGADTEIHAAVGGAMVTAKVDGHAVVLPGDTVELLIDPSKLHAFETEGNEKAIGHATLKETQSRSQAKV, from the coding sequence ATGGCAAAAATCAAGCTGGAGAACGTATACAAGCGGTATGGCACCAAGGTCACGGCGGTCAAGGACTTCAACCTCGAGACCGAAGACGGCGAGTTTGTGGTGTTCGTGGGGCCTTCGGGCTGCGGCAAGACCACCACGCTGCGCATGATCGCGGGCTTGGAGGACATCACCGAGGGCAAGATCTACATCGGAGACCGACTGGTCAACGACGTTCCGCCCAAGGACCGCGACATCGCCATGGTCTTCCAGAACTACGCGCTCTACCCCCACATGAACGTCTACGACAACATGGCCTTTGGCCTCAAGCTGCGCAGGGTGCCCCGCGACGAGATCGACCGGCGGGTTAAGGAAGCTGCCCGCATCATCAAGATCGACCACCTGCTCCAGCGCAAGCCCCGCGAGCTTTCCGGCGGCCAGCGCCAACGCGTGGCGATGGGGCGCGCCATCGTGCGTGAGCCCAAGGTCTTCCTCTTCGACGAGCCCCTCTCCAACCTCGACGCCAAGCTGCGCGTAGAGATGCGCGCCGAGATCGCCAAGCTGACCCGTCGCCTGGGCGTGACCACGGTCTACGTGACCCACGACCAAGTAGAGGCCATGACCCTGGGCCACCGCATCGTGGTGATGAAAGACGGCGAAATCCAGCAGACCGACACCCCCCTCAACCTCTACGACTTCCCCGAGAACAAGTTCGTAGCTGGCTTCATCGGCTCGCCTTCCATGAACTTCGTCCGGGCCAGGGTAGAGCTGCAAGGAAACGACGCCTACTTCTCGATCGATGGCCAGAAGATCAGGGCCAACCCCACCCTCTCCGCCAGCCTCAGGGCCTACAACGGCAGGGAGGTTTGGATGGGTATCCGCCCCGAGCACATCGGCCTCAAGGGCTGGACCACCATCCCCGAGGACAACAACCTGGTCAAGGCCGAGGTCGAGGTAGTCGAGCCCCTGGGAGCCGATACGGAAATCCACGCCGCGGTGGGGGGAGCCATGGTCACGGCCAAGGTGGACGGGCACGCCGTGGTGCTCCCCGGTGACACGGTAGAGCTGCTCATAGACCCCAGCAAGCTGCACGCCTTCGAAACCGAAGGCAACGAGAAAGCCATCGGCCACGCCACGCTCAAGGAAACCCAAAGCCGCAGCCAGGCCAAGGTCTGA
- the udk gene encoding uridine kinase, protein MDSHRPFVIGIAGGTGSGKSTVADAVLAAALPERVAVLPMDNYYKDQSELPFEERIRVNYDHPAAFDLELYLAHIAQLRHGRPVEMPLYSFEEYTRLGETVRIEPAPVVVLEGILVLFDERLRELMDLRIFVDADPDVRFIRRLQRDILERGRTVESVVEQYMERVRPMHLSFVEPSKRYADVIIPHGGKNSAALDMLTARIHSLFTAGGVA, encoded by the coding sequence GTGGACTCTCACCGACCCTTCGTCATTGGCATCGCCGGGGGGACGGGCAGTGGCAAGAGCACCGTGGCCGACGCCGTGCTGGCCGCGGCCCTGCCCGAGCGCGTGGCGGTGCTACCGATGGATAACTACTACAAGGACCAATCCGAGCTGCCCTTTGAAGAACGCATCCGCGTCAACTACGATCACCCGGCGGCTTTCGATCTCGAGCTCTACCTCGCTCACATTGCCCAGCTCCGGCACGGACGCCCGGTCGAAATGCCGCTGTACTCTTTCGAGGAGTACACCCGTCTGGGCGAAACCGTCCGAATCGAGCCGGCTCCGGTGGTGGTGCTCGAGGGCATCCTGGTGCTCTTCGACGAACGCCTGCGCGAACTGATGGACCTGCGCATCTTCGTAGATGCCGACCCGGACGTGCGCTTCATTCGGCGGCTGCAGCGCGACATCCTCGAGCGGGGCCGCACGGTGGAGAGCGTGGTGGAGCAGTACATGGAGCGGGTGCGCCCCATGCACCTCTCCTTCGTCGAGCCCTCCAAGCGCTACGCCGACGTGATCATCCCCCACGGGGGCAAAAACAGCGCAGCACTGGACATGCTTACCGCCCGCATTCATAGCCTCTTCACCGCCGGAGGGGTAGCGTGA